acaaaatgtttgaaaacaaaatactgagaaaataaaaagtacAGACAAGTGGACGGAATGTATTTGAGTTTTTACATATTTCAATGATTGATGATGCGCCAAAtgtgttaaaaaaatctgtaaaaccAGATAGAAAAAGTGTAAATGTTTATTAATCGATGAAAGCTGAACAAATGGAGTTTTGCTCTGGAtcgttcatttggatatttatATACATTAACGATGGTTCCAAACATATTTCgataatatttttggtttataGTTTTGTTATAGTATTTTATACTAGTTGAGCGTTCCCGGCCTCGCTCGGGACTcaatataatttcaaaatgtttaaattagtttcatccgttttcccactcgtcaaaagtaaaatattttcaaacgtCAAAAATGTTCACACGTTACAAAAACGTTTGCCCGATTAAAGAATGCAAcggacaaaataaaaaatcatgcGTCAAATACCGCAAgtaaatgcaataaaattacatCAGGCGTTGTTTCTTACTTTGCCCAAATAGTCGGTATGCCAAGTTTTAAGCTCGGCTTATTTAactgacaaaatatttacgcGTCAAAAAATCGCCCGTCAAATAACGCATGAAAGTGAATAATTTTTCGCGCTCTTCGTGTAAACCTTCCTCATTAGTCAGTATGCGAAGTTTCAAGTCTATAAGACTTTCCGTCTGGGTTCTCATAgagagacaaacaaacaaataaatattaaactttatattatagattGTGACCTACATCAGAGCGCTGtacttttgtaaatatttttgtaaaggTTTTTGATGAATGGCAATGTGGCGAATTAAAATCCATTGATGTCCTacattcaatgaaatgtaaaaataataaaacaaaaaacaattgaaaaactcgTAGGTCGGTGCTCATTCAAGCGATTCGAAACATGAAGAAGATCTCgtcttttacaattttaccattaaattttttactcttaaaatgttttgttttttcaatttttttagtgttCTGTTATAACAACTATAACTCGGACACAAATTGTTGTTTCCCATACTTAATAGGTGACAGGTTGTCGCAGTTATAACACTTTCGACATCATCTAATGTGTATGTACGTAcaacatttcaataaattaatttttattttgttttataatcTTCCTGGATTGGTAGAAGTGATTAtgtttagaaaattatttaagcAGCTGCGACATAATAACTCTTGCGGTTTTATCACCTATATAACGATATCATAATCtaagaaataattttgcaaaaatcgTTCTTAAACGATTCGTTCAAAGTGCCTGGTGTTTCGTATAAATTTCCTTGAGCTCCAATTAGACGAtgttttcgtgagatattttgaTTGTGcgtttcataaaaaaacataaattttattaataaaaattccgTTTTGATTCTTTGTGCTTTAGTAATAATAGTAGATTGCTTAGCTCCTCCGAAACCCAGAACTTAAGACGACTTCCACTTAATGCGAGTATACGGACGAATTGACGCGACTTTCCGCCTGCTGTAGAAGTCTATTTACTTACCTATGGACACAAAGTTATAAATTGAAGTCTTTTAGACTCATTACGTTCATTACTCGAGACACAATCAGGAAGATCGTATCTATAGAATACAAGTAAGCCTGGTTTGAATTTAATACCCACATTGAATAAAAAAGTGTATAGGTTTATGTAGAGAGTAGTTCCTGAATGGCTTCGAGAATTTAATGATGACTGGGTAGTACAAAAGATCCGTACGTCACCTGTCTGTATCGTTTAGAAATGATCGACCCTAACTGACGAACTCTCTAAATCTCAGGAGAAGCTGAAGTTCCGAAAGATATTTCATCAATAAAACTACGTGTACTGTTACCCGTTGGTGTGATAGTTCGTCTCCACGTCTCAACGGGTCTAGAATTCCTTCAGCAAAACTTACATTATCTCCCTTTAATTAAGACAATTGATAAATCTTTGTCAATCCTTAACCTTTCACTAAAAAATCTGATTTGGCGAATTTCTTAATTCTATAAGGACTTTCTTCATCTCATAAATATGCCATACCAAGCCTCTATACATGCATACGAAAACCATAATAAAAATCAGCATTAGACCTATTTATAAAAACTCAGttctgtttatttttgaacaatCTGTAAATAGAGACACACCTCTTcataatgtttttgtttagtGATCACTTCATTTCTAGTATATTGCGctgtttttgtgtttattaacAAACGATTTTTGATGCAAATGTTTGGCCCGATGGTCGAATTTCGCATTTGGGCTTTTTAATATAAGAATTTCTGATAGTCAACCAAATGCAGTACTAGATCCAATAGTAAAACTGATGAAGTGCTTGCCGCCTGAGAAAGTGTCGCAGACGAATTTTCTGTGTTGCTCACACCCAAACTGTAAGTATTGGAAATTATGTTTCCATCAGATGTCGGAAATTTCTTACAAACGCGATTTTCTAACAGGTCGCATGAAACGACGTAATAATGAGCGACTGTAGTTCTTACTAAGGTAAAACCATCAGCTCAAAGCGAGGCAGTGtttttatataacaaaatgaatgattttttcgtgATACGTCTGCCGTTTATAAAAGGTTATTAATTGTATGAAACAGGCTAAAATTAACGTTCTTAGGCTCCGAAATGTCCAATATTTTGcgtatcaaagaaaatattcggatgCCGACGAACCACTGTGTGTGCTAtccgaaaattgaaaatgactAGATTTTTCGTGTGAACTTTGTTGagccgaggcgaagccgagtgtgtaatggattttacatgctgagggcgtctaAAGTAGTGCTGGAATACGATTTTCGACGTATGTAACAGGACAGTTGAACAGTACAAATGACAACTAATTTTCAGATTCCATGGATGGTTATACTGTCTGTTTTTAATAACCGAAACAGTTATGGTTTCACATCGTTTAACacgcttcaacaataaaattaattgtttaccACATCGTTCCTCCTTCGGAACATACCAGGCCAAGTTAGGAACACACAAATCGTAAACGATACCAATAAACGcgattattttcaatatttctgtTCGCAGTGACTTGAACCACcgattgtaaaaaaaacaataaaaacatttaatttcacagatctaaaaaaaaagagatgaTCATCGTGCATCAGCAGTGTGTATAGGTCTACACATTCCACACGAAAAAGACCAGCATTTTCATGTGTATCGAATTTGATACGATTTGATTATGAGATAGTCAGGGTCGTGacaccaacaaaaaaatatgaaaactcgAGGTAaagattcaattaaaaaccaaACTATAATTTCCAATCAACCATTTACTGTAACAACTTGATAACTCAATGGTCCTTGTaacttgaaataaaatcatgtTTCAACACAGAAGCCTTCAAAATTGCTCCTTTCGACAGATGACTTTGTTTTGCCGAATGGGCTGGCAGATGCAATAAAACATCCGCTCCGCATATACTTTGCAAACGACTGCTAATTTGATCTCCCGTTATTTCTGCATACAATTTCCCATTTATAGACGTTACAGAAGCCCTAGCATATTCCGGACGAGGATCCAATTCGATAGTATCGTTGAGTAGCTCGACAGCGATCACTGACAGGTTCAATTTACTATCGCCCTGTCCTTGGAGATATCTCAGTGCCGGAAGAACGAACAAATGGAATGTAACGAAAGCAGACAGAGGATTGCCTGGTAGACCGAAGACATGTTTTCCGCTAGTGTTGGATGCATACGTCATTGGTTTGCTGGAAAAATTTCGCGGTGCTGAATATCAATGTGGAAATCACATTCGTAAGATCGTCTTACCCTGGCTTCATATTCACTCGTCCGATGGCCAGGTCCATTTTCAGATCCAACAAAGCTTTTTTTACGAAATCTTTGTCACCCATTGATACACCTCCGGTGCATATAATTACATCACAGTTGTTTGTCATCTCGTTCATGCATTCGTACAATGATTCGTAGCTGAGAAATGAGATCAACATTTCAGTGGTCCATTGCAGAAGGAAGGAAATCGAAATCCGAATCatcaaaagaacaaaaatctCACCTGTCCTTTGCAATTGTTGTTCGAACATCGGTGAAACCGAATCGACGTAAAAGTTCCTTCAGCATTACACTATTCGAATCATAGATTTTTCCCGGTCGCAATGTCTCCCCTGGTACGATCAATTCATCACCGGTCGATATTATGCCAATTTTTGGTTGGTACTGGAAAAGTGTTCATTTTGATTCTGTAACTTGATGGACATCAGGCTAGGCTTTACTCACGAATTCATGAACAACACCGACACTTGCGAACATTGCCGGATAAGCAACACTATCGGGAGAGCCATGCGTGAATAACCGTTGACCTTTTTGCAAATCGTTGCCTATTGGTCTGGAAATTGGTTGAAACGATTTTGATAAGACTTCTCTGCTGGACGACTCACTACACCATTTGTATACCTTATGTCCAAATCGACAGTTGGTTCCACTAAAATTTCAATGACTTTTTCAACATCAGATTCCACTTCTACAATTTTCGTGTCTTCCACCTGGATCACACAGTCTGCAAAGTCGGGAACTGGAGCTCCAGTATTGATTTTATAGCAACATTCGTCCGGGAAATTCTCACTTTTGACCTGGAAGGAAACAGTTGCAAGCAATTCGAACACTTTTTATGATCTCTCATGACCCCCATACCTCGTCTCCAGCAGCAACATAACCAATAACGATTTTCCTTCCTTTCCCACCTGTTGCCTTAACAGCGTATCCGTCTTTAATGGATGCTCGGAACGGTGGCAGATCAAACGGACTTTCGAAAGACTCAAATTTCTTGCTTTCGATTCTGTTGAACTGTtgcaatttcgattttataatCCGACGAGCATCGTCGACACTGACCATCGGATATGGTGAGTTGCGATCGTTACCGTCACCGGTACCGGTCTTGTGTGGACAAATATGTTTGACCGACGATTTTGGTTGTTCGTTTTTCACCTCATTTCGGGCGTGTTGTTGAACGTCTTGCACACATCTGTGTGTTGATTGCACTTGATCCAAATCGTTTCGTAGCAATTCAATTGCATGCGGTAATACATCACAGACGGCCGCAAAGCATTCCGACACTGCCTTCTTGCTACCCGGGAAATTGATGATTAGACTCTGTTTGCGAATGCCACTGACAGCACGGGATAGAACagcaaatttcgttttttccaaGCTTGCCAGTGACATTGCTAACTGTAGCTGAGGTGCATCTCTTTCGAGCACTTTTTTCGTTGCTTCTGGTGTCACATCGCGGTGACTAAACCCGGTTCCTCCAGTTGTAAGAATTAAGTTCAGATTTAGCACATCGGTGTAGAAGAGTAAAGTACCCTGAAAGGAATGTTTTGACTCATCGTAAGACAATGACATTGTGATTTGTTACCTCAATTTTCTCCATATCATCCGGAATGACGTCATATTTCACAGTCGTCGGATTGAATTGAACCTTCACCAAGTCAATCAAGTGTGGACCGCTAGCGTCCACAGCCGATCCTTGCGAACAGCTATCACTAActgaatgaaattatttcaccaATTTTTACACTTTCCGGCAAATCGAACTTACTGGTCAATATTCCAACACTGGAAACAGACGATTTTTTCGTAGATTCCATGTTTACGTTTCCGATATCTGATATGTTCAATTGATTTTGTACAAGCAAACTAACAGTACTGATTCGGCCCAAATTTTCTTATcgcattttttgtaacaaaacaaTTCAACCGTAACTGCGATACAATGTCCACAAAACATCAAAACAGTCTCAATGCGCAAGAAAACATATGACGATGACGTCTTGAAGAgaaacattcaacaaaatgttgaacgaCCTATTATACGATAACCACATCGGCAACAGCAGAACAGTAGGGTGTATTGCAGATAATTTAGATGCGCTGTGGATGCGCACTTAGGTAAGCATTGGAAGCATAATTAAATCTGTTCGATTTTAGGATCTGAACATTTTTAACTgattaattcaaaatcttttacttcaatgtTTTAACATCTTTGGGGCTTGAGAAATAACTctaaaattactgaaaagaaaacattttcaatgtctATTTGGGTTTATCAACGCACTATCGTCAAGTGTGTTGGTTATATCTATAAACTATTCCCTCGACGGTTACAAAAAACTCATTTCGAATTCCTGTTGATGTAACAACCAGTTGTGAATGTATCTCGGGGATGGTAGACGCAAATATGGGCTTAATACGATAATCAaccacggtggggttgaacaaaatttaaatagagtcgcgacaccacctctgattttttttaatattcttattgagggactcgagtactataaggaaccacattcagttcgaaaaattttccagccgtttcggagaaccggcactcatggccgtgcgggagcgacgagtcaatttgaatacagattgttatcgcaacggatagagggactaattctaagctaattcgtatTGAAATGGCTCCCCTTGACAACTTGACCACGtagctacagccagctaaagtcaAAAATTCAACATCTTTCaatggtgatatgtccaagccgaagaaagtttgaaactctttgaatagCGATATTGGTAGAGCATTCCATGCTCTAATAAACGCCGAGaacagattttacaaaatttgtttgaattgtacaatatttgaaaaattttattttcaccatcttCGGTGAAACTAGGACTCATCTGCAATACACAGGTTGATCCTGTCTGCAgcaaaacaataatgcctgatcagcctgcagtctaagctttacaacaaTACCACACCCGCCATACCAgcctcacaacaagtatcttttacgacattttgtttgcagcaaggtcactctacgacgaaattttcaatttatcatctatcttcaagtgcccgttcctttagaatgagtggaattgttatgcattcttcataaataagtggtATAAGTCATTTGCAGCAATTCTTACATTAATTACGTGTATCTGGAGTCGGTTAAAGCTGATTTCGCTAACCATTAGAGGAAATTTACCGtaaaaatatgtggaaatcaGCTTTAACCGACTCCAGATACACGTAATTAATTTAAGAATTGCTGCAAATGACTTATaccacttatttatgaagaatgcaTAACAATTCCACTCATTCTAAAGGAACGGGCTCTTGAAGAtagatgataaattgaaaattttgtcgtagagtgaccttgctgcaaacaaaatgtcgtaaaagatacttgttgtgaggcTGGTATGGCGAGTGTGGTAttgttgtaaagcttagactgcaggctgatcaggcattattgttttgttgcagacaGGATCAACCTGTGTATTGCAGATGAGTCCTAGTTTCGCCGaagatggtgaaaataaaatttttcaaatattttacaattcagacaaattttgtaaaatccattctcggcgtttattagagcatggaatcctctaccaatatcgctattcaaagagtttcaaactttcttcGGCTTGGACATATCAACATTCAAagatgtcgaattttcgactttagctggctgtagctaCGTGGTCAAGTTGTCGAGTAGAGCCATTTCAatacgaattagcttagaattagtccctctatccgttgcgataacaatctgtattcaaattgactcgtcgctcccgcacggccatgagtgccggttctccgaaacggctggaaaatttttcgaactgaatgtggttccttatagtactcgagtccctcaataagaatattaaaaaaaatcagaggtggtgtcgcgactctatttaaattttgttcaaccccaccgtgcaaccatttggttttttttcttaagtttTTTTGGGCCGATCCAGGCGGTACTGCAATACCTGGCCAACCCGTGACAAGGGTGGAGCAAGCTTCTAGCACTTCGTCTGTATTCAAAAATAAGTTTAATTAATCAGGTTGTCGGATTAGCTCAATAAAGACAcattttttacttattttgtcaatatatttcgtcttccAAATGAAGACATCATCAGGGCTGTAACAAAACAATGTTgtctttatcaaaaaatttgtctttattgaGCTATTCCGACAACCTGATTAATTATTAGATCAGgtcataaaatattgaagttgaaaaataaGTTTAATATTCATAGATATTAAGCTAATAAGAACATACACTACACCTCAATGACATAatgattgcataaattttgcaaacatccGTGACTCTGACATATGCGAAGtgctttttaacgttacaattGCGCAACGGACTATTTGTAACATTAGCACTATCCCACAGCGCGAAGCTATTATACTAATCGCGAGCCATTCGTCTGACGTATTTCgacaaatcagaaaacaacgCAAAAAGGCCAAATCTCTGTCGTCGTAAGTCAAAATTACGTTAAaccgatcaaaatcaaattgtctAAGTCGCGTTATCCCTAAAGTACCTAGAGACACCGTTTCGTCCAGCTAATCTCAAAACTCACTAGTTCACTTCCATAAAATTCCCatgaattttatgtggaaacagAACACTGGGGGACTCGTCAGGAACGACAGTGTCGAGAGTTTTGTTATTGTATGCGCTCTACGGTAGGGAGGgtaaactttttgtaaaaaatcaagcaaacaaatgaaaccaaaaagaagaacaaaaatcaacattttaatgaaataacaaattcaaaCCTCAACCCATCGGCTCACGCACAGATCCATTCACCCATTCATTCACTTTTGCACAAAAACTCACAACAGTAAActtcacaaacattttcactaaAACTGAAACCGAAAACTAAACAAACGGAAAATACTGACACTAACACTAACAAAAGCCATGGCCACTAatctgaaaaaacaaaaagggAACATTAGAactaacgaaaaacaaaaatcaaagagaAGATCACCTAAGCACTCCATTAACACTGGCAGAAGTGTTAGCACGGCCCACAGCGCAATTCCTCGGTTATTTCTTCTTTTCGAATTAAATGGTCAGTAGTGCTTGTCCGTCTGAGGAAGGTGGTCTGTAGATGAGAGAATGAATGCTCGCCGCAGGCAGAGTCCCCGTTCCAAAAGAATTCCAATGCAGTTTGCCAGAGTTCCATTAGAGAGGTCCATCCAACTAAGAATATGTTCTTAGTTTCTCTATTCTCGGAGCATGGAAGCGGATTCCAATAACTGAAAATCTAAATCTAAATGGGCGTCTAACGTTTGACAATAATAGTctcaacgaaataatttttttaagaatatcATTACGTTATGGCAGTGCcggttttttaacgttgcgatttggcaacggactattatgtcattgctACACCTAAaaagacaaaagaaaaaagttgattGGTATATGAGATCCAAAgccaatgaacgtcaacacaaggtacggtcgaatgtcaaactttgtatggagcggaggacatagcgatttcatataaacaaactcacctctcatgggaggtgagtttgtttatatgaaatcgctatgtcctccggtttgtacattcattgtaCGGTCGGTGAATTTCTTTATTGCATTAAATTGTAcaattaattgtaaaaaacaaaatttcaaaagagGAAATCAAAAGAAGAACCCAATGGGTTGTACATCATAAGagaatcagaaaatttgaacaaGCATATTTAAGTATATAGAGTagatggtgaaattttttttgaatcggacaCACCATTTTAGTTTCCGGATGTTTATGGTGCTATCGATAGGTAATTTCAAGGtgatcatttcgtagaagaagaatttttttaaaacaaccTCTCCGGCTCGGGGCGactctaagaaaatttgaaaatttcaaaatcatgactttttcagaaaattttacaccgAAATGAAACGACCCGGTCGGTTTTGATCTAATGGTAGTTTGTAGATAATTGACAGacgattctaataaaagtaTCGTCGGGTCGAAAGGTTGTAGTTGTGAGTCAGGGTGAGGCATCAAAgtccaattttatggttttgtcaatgagcaccccaaccgattttttattttattggcttaaaatgaaggctagcacatcccatttagcatatcaaaaaattgggagggggtttttcaattttttcaacaaatcttaaaaaactttcttatgAGTGCCCACATTCCTGAGATTTTTTACTGGAAATGTATGGGAAGTTCtcctaaaaatgaaattaattgatatATACTGGTTGTCTCTAGTCTACCGAACAATTATATGCACTAAcaagaaatttaacatttttactttgtgaatgtggacaactttcactgattttttcaCAATCGGGAAGCTTTCTGGCCATGTCTAGCTCATCCACTGCTGGGTATAGCTTCAGTTGCTACTATATCTCATAGCCTGAGACCGCacctttccaaaaataccaaacTTGCCCTATTCCCTATCTGGCTTGTATTCTGTACGATGTCAAATATGTGGGTAAGTCGACCTACTCGAATGATTTTTGAGGAAGTTtgtaatttccaattttaaccgAAATAAAGTTACAAATTATGTCAAATAAGGTTGTTATGGACTCATTTAATGAAGTTCACATGCAAGGTGatacattttgatatttcttGACAAAGTTCAGGTCAATAGACATAAAGATCATTGAGTACTTCTGGTCACTGAATGACTACTGAAAGTGTTAGGAGATATCAGAATGTATCACCTTGCGTGTAAACTTCATTAAATGAGTCCATAACAACCTTATTTGACATAATTTGTAACTTTATTTcggttaaaattggaaattacaAACTTCCTCAAAAATCATTCGAGTAGGTCGACTTACCCACATATTTGACATCGTACAGAATACAAGCCAGATAGGGAATAGGGCAAgtttggtatttttggaaaggtGCGGTCTCAGGCTATGAGATATAGTAGCAACTGAAGCTATACCCAGCAGTGGATGAGCTAGACATGGCCAGAAAGCTTCCCGATTGtgaaaaaatcagtgaaagttgtccacattcacaaagtaaaaatgttaaatttcttgTTAGAGCATATAATTGTTCGGTAGACTAGAGACAACCAATATatagcaattaatttcatttttaggaGAACTTCCCATACATTTCCAGTAAAAAATCTCAGGAATGTGGGCACTcataagaaagttttttaagatttgttgaaaaaattgaaaaaccccctcccaattttttgatatgttaaatgggatgtgctagccttcattttaagccaataaaataaaaaatcggttggggtgctcattgacaaaaccataaaattggacTTTGATGCCTCACCCTGACTCACAACTACAACCTTTCGACCCGACGAtacttttattagaatcgtCTGTCAATTATCTACAAACTACCATTAGATCAAAACCGACCGGGTCGTTTCATTTcggtgtaaaattttctgaaaaagtcatgattttgaaattttcaaattttcttagagtCGCCCCGAGCCGGAGAggtcgttttaaaaaaattcttcttctacgaaatgatcaCCTTGAAATTACCTatcaattattcaaaaaaaatttcaccagaTGTAGGATTTCATTGGGAAAAGCGAGCATCGTGTCATGAATGAAgtagataaatatttttacagtgGAGTTTCGAGCAAAATTAGATGttgaaacaacatttttggtagaCCAAAATTTGGTCGTTTACTGAAGAATTCACAAGTTAAGCGAAATCGACCAAATGGGTGCGAGCATTGaatttcaacatttatatgatgtaaggaaaatttaattaaacaattaaTGCAGGGActgaaagataaaaaaaaatattgtaattacAGTTGAGAACGGAAATTTACACCGGCGTTAAAGTAAAACCAAAGAAAAACAAAGGCTCAAATGACGATCGAACGatcgaaaagaaatttcaaaatgatcCGCTGATTCAACCAGCCGGATATGAATCACAAAGCACAAACATCCAATGAAGCGATTGGCGTGTCCATACAAACGTCACCACTCGATCTCTGCACGCGGGCCTCCTCCGTAATTCCACCCAAAAATGCGTTGG
This genomic window from Bradysia coprophila strain Holo2 unplaced genomic scaffold, BU_Bcop_v1 contig_373, whole genome shotgun sequence contains:
- the LOC119081955 gene encoding molybdenum cofactor synthesis protein cinnamon: MESTKKSSVSSVGILTISDSCSQGSAVDASGPHLIDLVKVQFNPTTVKYDVIPDDMEKIEGTLLFYTDVLNLNLILTTGGTGFSHRDVTPEATKKVLERDAPQLQLAMSLASLEKTKFAVLSRAVSGIRKQSLIINFPGSKKAVSECFAAVCDVLPHAIELLRNDLDQVQSTHRCVQDVQQHARNEVKNEQPKSSVKHICPHKTGTGDGNDRNSPYPMVSVDDARRIIKSKLQQFNRIESKKFESFESPFDLPPFRASIKDGYAVKATGGKGRKIVIGYVAAGDEVKSENFPDECCYKINTGAPVPDFADCVIQVEDTKIVEVESDVEKVIEILVEPTVDLDIRPIGNDLQKGQRLFTHGSPDSVAYPAMFASVGVVHEFYQPKIGIISTGDELIVPGETLRPGKIYDSNSVMLKELLRRFGFTDVRTTIAKDSYESLYECMNEMTNNCDVIICTGGVSMGDKDFVKKALLDLKMDLAIGRVNMKPGKPMTYASNTSGKHVFGLPGNPLSAFVTFHLFVLPALRYLQGQGDSKLNLSVIAVELLNDTIELDPRPEYARASVTSINGKLYAEITGDQISSRLQSICGADVLLHLPAHSAKQSHLSKGAILKASVLKHDFISSYKDH